From Excalfactoria chinensis isolate bCotChi1 chromosome 4, bCotChi1.hap2, whole genome shotgun sequence, one genomic window encodes:
- the TENT5D gene encoding terminal nucleotidyltransferase 5D: protein MTEDLDHRFSSLTWDQIKILDQVLAEVIPIHGRGNFPTLEVKPKDIIRVVKEQLIEKQINIRDIRLNGSTASHILVKQNGTSYKDLDIIFGVELPSELEFQVVKEAVLNCLLDFLPKCVNKEKITAQTMKDAYVQKMVKVSTDHDRWSLISLSNNSGKNVELKFVNSLRRQFEFSVDSFQIVLDSILNVYRETDCKLTEDSHPTIIAESMYGDFNEAMDHLRYKLISTRNPEEIRGGGLLKYSNLLVRDFKPADEAEIKSLERYMCSRFFIDFPDVAEQQRKIESYLRNHFIGEEKSKYDYLMTLRGVVNESTVCLMGHERRQTLNMITILALKVLGEQNIIPNAANVTCYYQPAPYISDRNFSNYYIAHGQPPIIYQPYPFHIPMQSGMV, encoded by the coding sequence ATGACTGAGGACTTAGACCACAGGTTCAGTAGTCTCACTTGGGATCAGATAAAAATCCTGGATCAAGTTTTAGCAGAGGTAATACCCATTCATGGAAGAGGGAATTTTCCTACACTGGAAGTAAAACCGAAGGATATAATTCGTGTTGTTAAGGAGCAGCTCATTGAAAAGCAAATCAACATCCGAGATATCCGCCTGAATGGTTCAACAGCTAGCCACATCCTAGTGAAGCAGAATGGAACAAGCTATAAGGACCTAGACATCATTTTTGGGGTGGAACTTCCAAGCGAGCTTGAGTTTCAGGTTGTTAAGGAGGCAGTTCTTAATTGCCTGTTGGACTTTTTGCCAAAATGCgttaataaggaaaaaatcactGCCCAGACTATGAAAGATGCCTACGTGCAGAAGATGGTCAAGGTCTCCACCGATCACGATCGCTGGAGCCTCATCTCGCTGTCAAACAACAGCGGCAAGAATGTGGAGCTAAAGTTTGTTAATTCGCTCAGGCGACAGTTTGAGTTCAGCGTGGACTCCTTCCAAATCGTGCTGGACTCCATCTTAAATGTTTACAGAGAAACAGACTGCAAACTGACAGAAGACTCTCACCCCACTATTATTGCAGAGAGTATGTACGGAGACTTCAATGAAGCAATGGACCATTTAAGATACAAACTGATTTCCACGAGGAACCCTGAGGAAATCAGAGGAGGTGGCCTTCTGAAGTACAGCAATCTCCTGGTTCGTGACTTTAAGCCAGCAGATGAGGCTGAAATTAAATCTCTGGAACGTTACATGTGCTCCAGATTCTTCATTGATTTTCCAGATGTTGCtgaacagcaaaggaaaattgaGTCATATCTGCGCAACCACTTCATcggggaagaaaaaagcaagtaTGACTACTTGATGACTCTGCGTGGAGTTGTAAACGAGAGCACAGTCTGTCTCATGGGACATGAGCGAAGACAAACTCTGAATATGATTACAATTTTGGCTTTAAAAGTCCTTGGAGAACAAAATATTATCCCAAATGCAGCTAATGTAACATGTTATTATCAGCCTGCTCCGTATATCAGTGACAGAAACTTCAGCAATTATTACATTGCTCATGGACAGCCACCTATCATCTACCAGCCATACCCATTTCACATACCAATGCAAAGCGGCATGGTTTAG